In Pseudomonas alcaliphila JAB1, a single window of DNA contains:
- a CDS encoding acetyl/propionyl/methylcrotonyl-CoA carboxylase subunit alpha: MPAFNKILIANRGEIACRVMRTAIELGYRTVAVYSEADADARHVQVADEAVCIGTAQVNQSYLRIDAIIEAARKTGADAIHPGYGFLSENADFARACEAAGIVFIGPTADAIHLMGSKRLSKIAMCDAGVPCIPGYEGAAQDDETLASEAERIGYPLMIKASAGGGGRGMRLVHESCELLGQIRTARSEAQNAFGSGELILERAVIRPRHVEIQVFGDHHGTIVYLGERDCSVQRRHQKVVEEAPCPVMTPELRKAMGEAAVKAAASVNYVGAGTVEFLLDASGEFFFLEMNTRLQVEHPVTELITGQDLVAWQIRVAEGQPLPLQQDDIRLTGHAMEVRLYAEDSAAGFLPQTGQVLRWEPELLAGVRIDHGLVEGQAVTPFYDPMLAKVIAYGETRDEARRKLVRAVEQCVLLGVNGNQRFLANLLKHPEFAAGNATTAFIAEHFADDPSLHPHTASLAELAMAAALLYQVSADARAHQPGLSGWRSAGSAPWRFVLKQGEHKHAVELDVLASGAQAHLCVRHGEEQLSLRLLASDGRWLTLELDGVRRRQAYHIEGEHLWLYGEHGNLELVDVTHEPAGGQNAASSGAVKAPMDGAIVDVLIAEGASVSKGQLLVVLEAMKMEHPLKAGVDGIVRRVGVSQGDQVKNRQLLVEIEAVGA; encoded by the coding sequence ATGCCCGCATTCAACAAGATCCTGATCGCCAACCGTGGCGAGATCGCCTGCCGGGTGATGCGCACTGCCATCGAACTCGGTTATCGCACCGTGGCGGTGTACTCCGAGGCCGATGCCGATGCCCGCCACGTGCAGGTCGCCGACGAAGCGGTGTGCATCGGCACGGCCCAGGTCAACCAGTCCTACCTGCGCATCGACGCCATCATCGAGGCCGCGCGCAAGACCGGCGCCGACGCCATTCACCCCGGCTATGGTTTCCTCTCCGAGAACGCCGATTTCGCCCGTGCCTGTGAAGCAGCCGGCATCGTCTTTATCGGCCCGACCGCAGACGCCATCCACCTGATGGGCAGCAAGCGCCTATCCAAGATCGCCATGTGTGACGCCGGTGTGCCCTGCATCCCCGGCTACGAAGGCGCCGCCCAGGATGATGAAACCCTGGCCAGCGAAGCTGAGCGCATCGGCTACCCGCTGATGATCAAGGCCAGCGCCGGTGGCGGCGGCCGTGGCATGCGCCTGGTGCATGAATCATGCGAGCTTCTGGGGCAGATCCGCACCGCCCGCTCGGAGGCACAGAACGCCTTCGGCTCCGGCGAGCTGATTCTCGAACGCGCGGTGATCCGCCCACGCCACGTGGAAATCCAGGTCTTCGGCGACCACCACGGCACTATCGTCTATCTCGGCGAGCGCGACTGCTCGGTGCAACGCCGCCACCAAAAGGTGGTCGAGGAAGCGCCCTGCCCGGTGATGACGCCGGAGCTGCGCAAGGCCATGGGTGAAGCGGCGGTCAAGGCGGCAGCCTCGGTGAACTACGTCGGCGCCGGCACCGTGGAATTTTTGCTCGATGCCAGCGGTGAATTCTTCTTCCTGGAAATGAACACCCGCCTGCAGGTCGAGCACCCGGTTACCGAGCTGATCACCGGCCAGGATCTGGTGGCCTGGCAGATTCGCGTCGCCGAAGGCCAGCCCCTGCCGCTGCAGCAGGACGACATTCGCCTCACCGGCCACGCCATGGAAGTGCGCCTGTATGCCGAGGACTCGGCCGCCGGCTTCCTGCCGCAAACCGGTCAGGTGCTGCGCTGGGAGCCCGAACTGCTGGCTGGTGTGCGCATCGACCACGGCCTGGTCGAAGGCCAGGCCGTCACCCCTTTCTACGACCCGATGCTGGCCAAGGTCATCGCCTACGGCGAAACCCGCGACGAAGCCCGGCGCAAGCTGGTGCGTGCGGTCGAGCAGTGCGTGCTGCTGGGCGTGAATGGCAACCAACGCTTCCTCGCCAATCTGCTCAAGCATCCGGAGTTCGCTGCCGGCAATGCCACCACGGCGTTCATCGCCGAGCATTTCGCGGATGACCCCAGCCTGCACCCGCACACGGCCAGCCTGGCCGAACTGGCCATGGCCGCCGCCCTGCTCTACCAGGTTTCGGCCGACGCCCGTGCGCACCAGCCCGGCCTGTCCGGCTGGCGCAGCGCTGGCAGCGCGCCCTGGCGTTTCGTCCTCAAGCAGGGCGAGCACAAGCACGCCGTGGAGCTGGACGTACTCGCCAGCGGCGCCCAAGCGCACCTTTGCGTGCGTCATGGCGAGGAACAGCTGTCCCTGCGCCTGCTAGCCAGCGACGGTCGCTGGCTGACCCTGGAACTGGACGGTGTGCGCCGCCGCCAGGCTTACCACATCGAAGGCGAGCACCTGTGGTTGTATGGTGAGCACGGCAACCTGGAACTGGTTGATGTCACCCACGAGCCGGCCGGCGGCCAGAACGCCGCCAGCAGCGGCGCGGTCAAGGCACCGATGGATGGCGCCATCGTCGACGTACTGATCGCCGAGGGCGCCAGCGTCAGCAAGGGGCAACTACTGGTGGTGCTGGAAGCGATGAAGATGGAGCACCCGCTCAAGGCTGGCGTCGACGGCATCGTTCGCCGCGTCGGCGTGAGCCAGGGCGACCAAGTGAAGAATCGCCAGTTGCTGGTGGAAATCGAAGCTGTAGGGGCCTGA
- the atuE gene encoding isohexenylglutaconyl-CoA hydratase, translated as MNDLPSCETLLLNYVGGVLHITLNRPDSRNAMSLAMVGELRATLEAVRHDPNVRALVLRGAGGHFCAGGDIKDMAGARAKGSDAYRELNRAFGALLEEAQAATQVLVAVLEGAVLGGGFGLACVSDVAIAASGAKFGLPETTLGILPAQIAPFVVHRIGLTQARRLALTAARFDGAEALRLGLVHYCENDEIALAQRLDETLEQIRQCAPQANAQTKALLLASEREALGPLLDHAAEQFAAAVTGAEGVEGTMAFVQKRKPKWAQ; from the coding sequence ATGAACGATCTGCCCTCCTGCGAAACCCTGCTGCTGAACTACGTCGGTGGCGTGCTGCACATCACCCTCAACCGCCCGGACAGCCGCAACGCCATGAGCCTGGCCATGGTCGGCGAACTGCGCGCCACCCTGGAGGCCGTGCGCCATGACCCGAACGTGCGTGCCCTCGTTCTGCGCGGTGCGGGGGGCCACTTCTGCGCTGGCGGCGATATCAAGGATATGGCCGGCGCGCGCGCCAAGGGCAGCGACGCTTACCGCGAGCTGAACCGCGCCTTCGGTGCGCTGCTGGAAGAAGCCCAGGCCGCGACGCAGGTACTGGTAGCGGTGCTGGAAGGTGCCGTACTCGGCGGCGGCTTCGGCCTGGCCTGCGTGTCCGACGTGGCCATCGCCGCCAGCGGCGCCAAGTTCGGCCTGCCGGAAACCACGCTGGGCATCCTCCCGGCGCAGATCGCTCCCTTCGTCGTGCACCGCATCGGCCTGACCCAGGCGCGCCGCCTGGCGCTGACCGCCGCCCGCTTCGACGGTGCCGAGGCCCTGCGTTTGGGCCTGGTGCACTACTGCGAGAACGACGAGATCGCACTGGCGCAGCGCCTGGACGAAACCCTGGAACAGATCCGCCAGTGCGCGCCGCAGGCCAACGCCCAGACCAAAGCCCTGCTGCTGGCCAGCGAACGCGAAGCCCTCGGTCCGCTGCTCGACCACGCCGCCGAACAGTTCGCCGCTGCTGTCACCGGTGCCGAGGGTGTAGAGGGCACCATGGCCTTCGTGCAGAAACGCAAGCCAAAGTGGGCGCAGTAA
- a CDS encoding NAD(P)-dependent oxidoreductase produces the protein MSLSAKTLFITGASRGIGREIALKAAADGANIVIAAKSAEPHPKLEGTIFSVAAEVEAAGGKALALQLDVRDEQAVAAAMAQAAEHFGGIDALVNNAGAIKLVGVEKLDPKRFDLMYQINTRAVMVCSQAALPYLKKSAGGHIINLSPPLNLDAKWFAQHGPYTVTKYGMSMLTLGMSEEFKKYGISVNSLWPKTMIATAAIEFELGSRDAFKRARTPAIMADAAHAILSSEGRSLTGRLLIDEDILRERGVTDFEQYRFDPAGGSLVPDLFVD, from the coding sequence ATGTCACTTTCCGCCAAGACCCTGTTCATCACTGGTGCCAGCCGTGGCATCGGCCGCGAGATCGCCCTCAAGGCCGCCGCCGACGGCGCCAATATCGTCATTGCGGCCAAGAGCGCCGAGCCGCACCCGAAACTCGAAGGCACCATCTTCAGCGTCGCCGCCGAAGTCGAAGCCGCTGGCGGCAAGGCGCTGGCCCTGCAGCTGGATGTGCGTGACGAACAGGCCGTGGCGGCGGCCATGGCCCAGGCCGCCGAGCATTTTGGTGGCATCGATGCCCTGGTCAACAACGCAGGCGCGATCAAGTTGGTGGGCGTGGAGAAGCTTGACCCCAAGCGCTTCGATCTGATGTACCAGATCAACACCCGCGCCGTGATGGTCTGCAGCCAGGCCGCACTTCCCTATCTCAAGAAAAGCGCGGGCGGGCACATCATCAACCTCTCGCCGCCACTCAACCTAGACGCTAAATGGTTCGCCCAGCACGGCCCCTACACCGTCACCAAGTACGGCATGAGCATGCTCACCCTGGGCATGAGCGAAGAGTTCAAGAAGTACGGTATCAGCGTCAATTCGCTGTGGCCGAAAACCATGATCGCCACCGCCGCCATCGAATTCGAGCTGGGCAGCCGCGACGCCTTCAAGCGGGCACGCACTCCGGCGATCATGGCCGACGCGGCGCATGCGATCCTGAGTAGCGAAGGCCGCAGCCTCACCGGGCGCCTGCTGATCGACGAGGACATCCTGCGCGAACGGGGCGTCACCGATTTCGAGCAGTACCGTTTCGATCCCGCTGGCGGCAGCCTGGTGCCAGACCTGTTCGTCGATTGA
- the atuD gene encoding citronellyl-CoA dehydrogenase → MIFTQEHEELRRTVRNFVDKEINPHVDAWEKEGRFPIHEIFKKAGELGLLGISKPEKFGGMGLDYSYSIVAAEEFGTIHCGGIPMSIGVQTDMCTPALARFGSDELREEFLRPAISGEMVGCIGVSEVGAGSDVAGLKTTARKDGDDYVINGSKMWITNSPSADFICLLANTSDDKPHVNKSLIVVPMKTPGISVSPHLDKLGMRSSETAQVFFDNVRVPQRYRIGHEGAGFMMQMLQFQEERLFGAANMIKGLEHCVDTTIDYCKQRHTFGQPLIDNQVIHFRMAELQTEIECLRALVYQATEQYVKGRDVTKLASMAKLKAGRLGREVSDACLQYWGGMGFMWDNPVSRAYRDVRLVSIGGGADEIMLGIICKLMGILPGKKKG, encoded by the coding sequence ATGATCTTCACTCAAGAGCACGAAGAACTCCGCCGTACCGTCCGCAACTTCGTCGACAAGGAAATCAATCCGCACGTCGACGCCTGGGAGAAGGAAGGCCGCTTCCCCATCCACGAGATCTTCAAGAAGGCCGGCGAGCTGGGCCTGCTGGGCATCTCCAAGCCGGAGAAGTTCGGTGGCATGGGTCTGGACTACAGCTACTCGATCGTCGCCGCCGAGGAGTTCGGCACCATCCATTGCGGCGGCATCCCGATGTCCATCGGCGTGCAGACCGACATGTGCACCCCGGCCCTGGCGCGCTTCGGCTCCGACGAGCTGCGCGAAGAGTTCCTGCGCCCGGCCATCAGCGGCGAGATGGTCGGCTGCATCGGCGTCTCCGAGGTCGGCGCCGGCTCCGATGTGGCAGGCCTGAAGACCACCGCGCGCAAGGACGGCGACGACTACGTGATCAACGGCAGCAAGATGTGGATCACCAACTCGCCGTCGGCCGACTTCATCTGCCTGCTGGCCAATACCAGCGACGACAAGCCACACGTCAACAAGTCGCTGATCGTGGTGCCGATGAAGACGCCCGGTATCAGCGTCAGTCCGCACCTGGACAAGCTCGGTATGCGCAGCTCGGAGACCGCCCAGGTGTTCTTCGACAACGTGCGCGTGCCGCAGCGCTATCGTATCGGCCACGAAGGCGCCGGTTTCATGATGCAGATGCTGCAGTTTCAGGAAGAGCGCCTGTTCGGCGCGGCCAACATGATCAAGGGCCTGGAACACTGCGTCGACACCACCATCGATTACTGCAAGCAGCGCCACACCTTCGGCCAACCGCTGATCGACAACCAGGTCATCCACTTCCGCATGGCCGAGCTGCAGACCGAGATCGAGTGCCTGCGCGCTCTGGTCTACCAGGCCACCGAGCAGTACGTGAAGGGCCGTGACGTGACCAAGCTGGCCTCCATGGCCAAGCTCAAGGCCGGCCGACTGGGCCGCGAGGTGTCCGACGCCTGCCTGCAGTACTGGGGCGGCATGGGCTTCATGTGGGACAACCCGGTGTCGCGCGCCTACCGCGACGTGCGCCTGGTGAGCATCGGCGGCGGCGCCGACGAAATCATGCTCGGCATCATCTGCAAGCTGATGGGCATCCTGCCAGGGAAGAAGAAAGGCTGA
- the atuC gene encoding geranyl-CoA carboxylase subunit beta, with product MPVIQSEIDVHGEAFAQNRETMLAAIATFRDVEQKVLDKAQEAKAKFEKRGQLLPRERINLLLDAGAPFLELSSLAGYKLHGDKDGSQAGGGIIAGIGYIAGVRCLVIANNSAIKGGTISPTGLKKSLRLQQIAFENKLPVVTLAESGGANLNYAADIFVEGARGFANQARMSAMGLPQITVVHGSSTAGGAYQPGLSDYVVVVRGKAKMFLAGPPLLKAATGEIATDEQLGGAEMHAQVAGTAEYLAENDADGVRLAREILGMLPWNQQLPARPAKSWREPLYPAEELLGLVPADAKKPYDVREIIARIADGSEFLDFKNEFDSQTVCGHLQIEGQACGFIGNNGPITPQGAAKAAQFIQLCEQSNTPILFFHNTTGFMVGTESEQNGVIKHGSKMIQAVANATVPKLTIVVGGSYGAGNYAMCGRGLDPRFIFAWPNSKTAVMGGAQAGKVLRIVTEDKHAKEGKEADPKMLDMLETVTAQKLDSQSTALYGTASLWDDGLIDPRDTRKLLGFLLDICAEANLRPLKKSSFGVARF from the coding sequence ATGCCCGTGATCCAATCGGAAATCGATGTCCATGGCGAAGCCTTCGCGCAGAACCGCGAAACCATGCTGGCAGCCATCGCGACCTTCCGTGACGTCGAGCAGAAGGTGCTCGACAAGGCGCAGGAAGCCAAGGCCAAGTTCGAGAAGCGCGGCCAGTTGCTGCCGCGTGAACGTATCAACCTGCTGCTCGATGCCGGCGCGCCCTTCCTCGAACTGTCCTCGCTGGCCGGCTACAAGCTGCACGGCGACAAGGACGGCAGCCAGGCCGGCGGCGGCATCATCGCCGGCATCGGCTACATCGCTGGCGTGCGCTGCCTGGTGATCGCCAACAACAGCGCGATCAAGGGCGGCACCATCTCCCCCACTGGGCTGAAAAAATCGCTGCGCCTGCAGCAGATCGCCTTCGAGAACAAGCTGCCGGTGGTGACCCTGGCCGAGAGCGGCGGCGCCAACCTCAACTACGCCGCCGACATCTTCGTCGAAGGCGCGCGCGGCTTCGCCAACCAGGCGCGCATGTCCGCCATGGGCCTGCCGCAGATCACCGTGGTACATGGCTCCAGCACCGCCGGAGGGGCCTACCAGCCCGGCCTGTCGGACTACGTGGTGGTAGTACGCGGCAAGGCCAAGATGTTCCTCGCTGGCCCGCCGCTGCTCAAGGCCGCCACCGGCGAGATCGCCACTGACGAGCAACTCGGCGGCGCCGAGATGCACGCCCAGGTCGCCGGCACCGCCGAGTACCTGGCCGAGAATGACGCCGACGGCGTGCGCCTGGCGCGCGAGATCCTGGGCATGCTGCCGTGGAACCAGCAGTTACCGGCGCGTCCGGCGAAAAGCTGGCGCGAGCCGCTGTATCCGGCCGAGGAACTGCTCGGCCTGGTGCCGGCCGACGCCAAGAAGCCCTATGACGTACGCGAGATCATCGCACGCATCGCCGATGGCTCGGAGTTCCTCGACTTCAAGAACGAGTTCGACAGCCAGACCGTCTGCGGCCACCTGCAGATCGAAGGCCAGGCCTGCGGTTTCATCGGCAACAACGGCCCGATCACCCCGCAGGGCGCGGCCAAGGCGGCGCAGTTCATCCAGCTGTGCGAGCAGAGCAACACGCCGATCCTGTTCTTCCACAACACCACCGGCTTTATGGTCGGCACGGAATCGGAACAGAACGGCGTGATCAAGCACGGCTCGAAGATGATCCAGGCCGTGGCCAACGCCACCGTGCCCAAGCTCACCATCGTCGTCGGCGGCTCCTACGGCGCTGGCAACTACGCCATGTGCGGCCGCGGTCTGGACCCGCGCTTTATCTTCGCCTGGCCCAACAGCAAGACCGCCGTGATGGGCGGCGCTCAGGCCGGCAAGGTGCTGCGCATCGTCACCGAGGACAAGCACGCCAAGGAGGGCAAGGAAGCCGATCCGAAGATGCTCGATATGCTGGAAACCGTGACCGCGCAAAAGCTCGACAGCCAGTCCACCGCGCTGTATGGCACCGCCAGCCTGTGGGATGACGGCCTGATCGACCCGCGCGACACCCGCAAGCTGCTGGGCTTTTTGCTGGACATCTGCGCCGAAGCCAACCTGCGGCCGTTGAAGAAAAGCAGCTTCGGCGTCGCGAGATTTTAA